The genomic segment CATAGATTTACTCCCAAGAAAATATTTTATCTCACACGAACATGGTTGATACATATGATTTTAATAGCAACAGGCATGCCAACAACCAAGCAGATCCTCAAGCTACTGCTTTTACGTCAAAAAGACAGAAAAAGAGCACCACTTCGCCTCAAGGTCCTGGGTATTTTTTACCCAGCAGACAAGTTCTATTAGGGAAAATATATCCACCGACACCTCATCCCTGTGGCAAATTCACTGTGTTTAAAAGGCACATCCCCATCCTTACTCGCCCTGGCATAAGAGAAGCAAAGAACTCACAGCAAAGCATAAGCATTTGATACAAAAAGATAATTATCATTACCAGCAGTCATGGAAAAATTTGGCCTATTTTATGCATTAAAATAAGTTCAACTATCTTTCAAGAAGGAGAATCATGCTCTACTCAAACTCCCAAGACAATAGAATCGCTGCTGACAATGACTTTTTTTCAGCATGCTCAATAAGCCTGCGCACGATCATCATCTACACCCTGTCAACGCTCATAAGCCTTACAGTTCTCAGTTACCGGGCCCTTCTTGGAACTATTCGTCTCACCTTCAAATATTCCACAAGAATAATCTTTTATTCCCTGCTGGCCATTGCCCTTGTTTCAGCAATTTTGCTACTCTCCAGTATCTATGTCATCACCCTGGGCACCCTCCATTTTCCCTGATAGCAGTCCCCCTGTAGCCTGTGCCAATAAACAGGAGACAACAAAATGCAACTCAAAGTTCTTTATTGCCGGGCCAATCTGACCCGGCAAGACCAACACTCTCCTCATATTCTATCTCTCTCTTCAGCGCTTAGCAAATAGAGGATCAGAACATAGCCCTTCTTCTCTCGGCAAAAAATTGTTATGACTTCAGGCATAACTATTCATAAAAAATCACCGACAGACGTCATGCATAAAATAGAAGAAAAAACTCTCTATCAAAAAACAGGCTACAAACAGCATATCGAGGTACGAGATGACGGCACTACCAGATCACTCTACTTTGAAAAAGATACCCTACAGAGCAGTATGGATCATGTAGAGCCTCATAAACTCTCCATAAGTTATACCCGCTTCATGCTCCTGCCCCTCCTCCTTCTGAAGCCCAAAAAGGTACTAATTATCGGTCTTGGGGGAGGTTCTTTCCTCCGCTTCTTTCGGCATTTCCTGCCTGAAGCACATATTGAAGCCGTTGATTTTTCTGCTGAAGTAATCAAGATCGCAAAAGAATTTTTTCTAATAAATGATGAGGAGCTTCACTGTTGCTGTGGTAAACATTTTTTGGAAGAGACAGAGGAAAAATACGACCTCATACTGGTCGATGCCTTCGATCAGCAAGGAATGGCAAAGGAGATCTACTGCTCAGAGTTTTTTCGTCTCTGCCACGATCACCTGCAACCAGGAGGAGCCATAAGCTGTAATACCTGGAGCCAAAACAGATCGATATTGCAGGAGGTGAAAGATGCCCTATCGGACCATTTCAGCGAGGCCATCTATCTGCCCGTTCCTCAGAGAGGAAATATCATCGCCCTGACATTCAAAAGAGAAATTAAATGGCATCAACTTCATTCACGCTGCCCAAAGGTGCTTGCTGCAAACGAAAAATTCGACATGGATTTTTCGAGCATGATCAGCATTGCTCGCAGGGCAAATATATCCCTGTGGAAGCGCCTGATAAGCACACCATGTCTGCACAAATAAGGATATGATACATTGCCTGTAAAACATCAACTAACCTGCCAGGGATTTTGCGCCCACTGTAACAGAACACACAGCCTACCCACAGGGGGAGCTGCCTACGAGCAGGCACAGACACTACTGGCAGAACTTACCAACCAAGAATCTCTCAATATATTCAGTTCCCGACCAGCAGGGCAGTACTCGACCGCGCCACTATGGGGAGAAGCACGGGGAAAAATGTTTGGCGTGCTAGAGTGCCTTAACCAGAAAAAGGAACAGGTTTTTCTCTACGCCTTCTCAGGACAGTATACAGGAACCTGGCTTATTCCCGGCTGGGCACCACCTCTTTTTGATATCGACCAATACCATACTGTAAACAACTATAATGAAAGACGAGTCAAAAAGATGAGCCTCCACATAGACAAACTCACCAGAGAGACACCTCGCTCTGCCATTATTCCTCTTCTTAAAAAACAGAGGAAAAAGCTCTCCCAACAGCTGATGAGGGCTCTTCATGCCCTCTATGAGGTGCATAACTTCCAGGGGAATTGCCAAGGCTTAGCCCAGGCCCTGACGGGACTACGAGGCATCCCCACCGGCACAGGTGATTGCTGTGCACCTAAATTAATCAACTCCGCAGCCACCCAGGGACTTGTCCCCTTAAGTATTGCCGAATTTTATTTTGGCCGAGAAAACAGATCAGCCAGCAGAAAACATGGCCATTTTTACTCTTCATGCACGACAAAATGCACTCCGCTACTGGGCTTTATGCTCTGTGGATCTCACACGAAAGGAAAAGACAAGAGATGAAAGAACTGAAAATAATCTACAGAGACGACCATCTTGTGGTGGTGATAAAACCCGGAGGACTTCTCTCCGTGCCGGGACGAGGGCCAGAAAACAGTGACTGTGTCTCGTCACGACTCCAGGCCAAAATACCTGAGATGATTACCCAACCGGCTGTGCACCGACTGGATATGTACACCTCGGGTCTCATGGTATATGCAGTGAGCAAAGAGATTCATCGTGCCCTCTCCATCCAGTTCCAGGAGCAGCAGGTTGACAAGAAGTACACCGCCCTCCTCGAAGGGTGCCTGCAAGAGGTATCGGGGGAGATCAGACTGCCCTTCCGGGTTGACCTGGACAATCGCCCCATTCAAATACTCGATTACCAACACGGCAAAATGGGCATTACCCTCTGGCGTAAAATGGACGAGAAGAATGGCATCACCCGGGTGGAATTCACCCCAATGACAGGGCGCACCCACCAACTTCGGGTTCATGCAGCACACGCAAAGGGACTGGGAATACCAATCATTGGTGACAGTTTCTATGGTTCAGGTAGAGACGGCGACGAGATGATGCTTCACGCCCATCAGCTCTCCTTTACCCATCCCATCATCGGGGAAAAACTCTATTTCAAAAACGACCCTGATTTTTAAGCAAAAGAGAATGTCTCTGCAAAGTCTACAACCTTGTCCCGATCAATGGGCTTTGCAAAATGATAACCCTGCCCATAGCGACAGCCCAAGGCACAGACCAGATCAAGATGCTCCCTCTCCTCTACGCCCTCTACCACAACAGGAATTTCCAGACTTTTACTCATCCGGACCAGAGCTTCCAGCACCGTCATCCGCTGCACTGATTCATGAGCCTGAAGCAGAAAAGACTTATCCACCTTCAGGACATCAAAGGGCAGGTCGGCAAGATGACCAAAGGAGGAGTAGCCCGTACCAAAATCATCAATATGAATGCCGATGCCACTCTCGCGCAGATCCATAAGAATCCTTTTACCAAAGCGTACATTGCTCATCAGAGCACTTTCTGTTACCTCTATGGCGAGGTCAGAGGGCTTAAGGCCATACCTTTCAACAGTCTTTATAATTCGTTGAGCCAGATTCAAATCTACCAGTTCATTTTGCGAGAGATTAACGCTTACCCGAATATGATCCAGGGCAGTAGTCTGTTGGCGCCACTGGGCAATATTGGCACAGGTTAGCTCAAGCACAGCCTCATCAATTTTAGAAATAATGCCAATTTCTTCTGCCACAGGCAGAAATTGATCAGGGAAGAGATACCCCAGACGGGGATTCTGCCAACGAACAAGGGCCTCAAAACCTGCCAGTCGTCTCTGCTCAAGATCAATGATGGGCTGATACTGAACAACAAGTTCCTCCGGGTCAAACTCATTTGTCAAAATTTGTTCAATCTCAATTGTTTTTCTGACTCTTGAATGAAGCTTTTGGTTAAACACCCGGAAATATTTTGGACTGTTGTACTTCGCCTCATACATTGCAATATCAGCATAACGAAGCACATCGTGTATATTATCATACTGGCAAATATCCATAACCAGACCAACGCTTACTCCCGTTAAAATTGTCCGTCCATCAATCTCAACACCGGCCTCCACACTCTTGATGATGCTAGCCACCAGCTTAACAACCTTGGCAGGAGAGACAATATCCTCCAAAATAATGGCAAACTCATCTCCACCAAGACGTGCGAGCAGATCTAACTCTCGTAACTGAGATCGTATTTTAACCACCACCTCAACCAAAACCCGATCACCGACATTATGCCCAAGTGAATCATTAATCTGCTTAAAGCGATTAAGATCAAGCATTAAAAGGGCATGTCTTCTCCTCTCTCCATCCGTTGGATTAAATAACTTCTCTCCCCAATCAAGAAAATACTGTCTATTTACAAGTCCGGTCAGATTATCGTGATTCGCCTGATGAAGCAGACGTTCATAGACCTGATCTCTTTCAATTGCCCGCACAACCTGCTCTGCTACCGCCTCAAGCAGATAGACATCGTCCCGATCAAAGGCATTCTCCTGCTGATAATCCTGAATGGCAAAAATGCCAATGGGCACATTCCCTAGCATCAAAGGCACACCGAGCCATGATGCGGGCACAACACCTATACAGGTCTTCATCTCAACATCATTAATTGAGAAAATTTGACTGCTACCACGACGCATGACATAGCCACTCAAGCCTGGAATACTGGCAAAATCTTCACTATTAATACGATATTGAGCCTGCACCCTCTCACTCTCTCTCTCATCTCGATAGTAGACAAACTCAAAGGCCTTTTCCTCATGCCGCCAAAGGGCCACATAAAAGTTATTTACCTGACTATAGGAGGCTATCGCCTCATGTACCGCCT from the Desulfotalea psychrophila LSv54 genome contains:
- a CDS encoding RluA family pseudouridine synthase, which encodes MKELKIIYRDDHLVVVIKPGGLLSVPGRGPENSDCVSSRLQAKIPEMITQPAVHRLDMYTSGLMVYAVSKEIHRALSIQFQEQQVDKKYTALLEGCLQEVSGEIRLPFRVDLDNRPIQILDYQHGKMGITLWRKMDEKNGITRVEFTPMTGRTHQLRVHAAHAKGLGIPIIGDSFYGSGRDGDEMMLHAHQLSFTHPIIGEKLYFKNDPDF
- a CDS encoding spermine/spermidine synthase domain-containing protein, with translation MTSGITIHKKSPTDVMHKIEEKTLYQKTGYKQHIEVRDDGTTRSLYFEKDTLQSSMDHVEPHKLSISYTRFMLLPLLLLKPKKVLIIGLGGGSFLRFFRHFLPEAHIEAVDFSAEVIKIAKEFFLINDEELHCCCGKHFLEETEEKYDLILVDAFDQQGMAKEIYCSEFFRLCHDHLQPGGAISCNTWSQNRSILQEVKDALSDHFSEAIYLPVPQRGNIIALTFKREIKWHQLHSRCPKVLAANEKFDMDFSSMISIARRANISLWKRLISTPCLHK